The Bdellovibrionales bacterium genome segment TTTATTGAGGTAGGAGGTTTCATTCGTATAGCCATAAGCTGATCTCCTTAAAACTTTTATTTTATTATTGATCCCCTCCGACTTTGCCGAGGTAAGGCGGGAGGTAATATAGCTTTCAATCTCTTCTCGGTACTTTCTAATCAAAAGGGCCATCTTTTTAAACGGTTTGAGGTTGGATTCTCTCACTAGGCGATACCACAGTAGAAGTGATTTCCTAAACTCGATTACTTCCGTTTTATCAAGAATGGAGTGAAAGTGTTCGACCAAGATCATTCCATTTAGAATATTTTTATTTATCTCTTTGAGTTTATCCAACATGCGTAGGTCTTTCTTCGAGAGCATCTTTTCACGCTCTACGAGTACAAACCGCCTGTGAGGAGCAAGCATATCCACTTGAAACCCATCTTTGTTTTTCCTTGGCCTTTCGGAACTCGCATTTTTCTTACATCATCAAAGACATTATTTACATATTCAGCCAGGTGGAATCTATCAATGCAGATTCTAGCATTGGGGCACATTTGCGAACGGCCTTGATA includes the following:
- a CDS encoding transposase, with the translated sequence MLSKKDLRMLDKLKEINKNILNGMILVEHFHSILDKTEVIEFRKSLLLWYRLVRESNLKPFKKMALLIRKYREEIESYITSRLTSAKSEGINNKIKVLRRSAYGYTNETSYLNKILQRCGYLNSTHIDTTGWFWGPNSRLAQNTPF
- a CDS encoding transposase; amino-acid sequence: MCPNARICIDRFHLAEYVNNVFDDVRKMRVPKGQGKTKMGFKWICLLLTGGLYS